A genomic segment from Nicotiana tabacum cultivar K326 chromosome 7, ASM71507v2, whole genome shotgun sequence encodes:
- the LOC107760208 gene encoding pentatricopeptide repeat-containing protein At3g23020-like gives MFVKLQYVDTSNCFHILNSTKSIPSIGISIPTTKKYKEQNQLHDPNGKIEKSKNLGFKFRPGVGYDSDVKEKLDYQIGKNSRTHVWKNGVLKTQNGFLKKPADKTETEGKIDGEKVQTECSTKWANETHVVKTRNGFSKKPVETSESEEKIGGELSTGNVMEKAQTECSTTWVNVTHAVKNGGLKTQNGFLRKPVERSENKNKISGQLSSGNVAEKVQTKCSTKWARYGGCIPVMLEALETVSDLDEALKPWEKSLTKKERTIILKEQVEWQRAMEIFEWFKRRGCHELNVIHYNIMLRILGKARRWGEIERLWGEMRVKRVEPINSTYGTLIDVYSKGGRREQAMKWLKLMNERGMVPDEVTMGIVVQMYKMAGEFKMAEEFLKKWSLCKCLVEERVNGATRSGIRVNGSSGSSVCLSSHTYNNLIDTYGKAGQVKEAYDTFHEMLKEGILPTTVTFNTMIHMCGNNGRMEEVASLMRKMEELQCHPDTRTYNILISLHAKHDNIGMAATYFKLMKDASLEPDAVTYRTLLYAFSIRNMVIEAEKLILEMDKKDLEIDEFTQSALTRMYLEAGMVEKSWSWFQRFHLAGKMASECYSANIDAFGERGHILEAERVFNCCKEGKRLTVLEFNVMIKAYGISKKYDEACYLFDSMEKHGLSPDRCSFSSLIQMLAAADLPLRAASYVRKMQEAGLVDDCIPYCAVISSFAKVGQLEMAVRLFDEMIAFDVKPDVVVYGVLINAFADIGSVKEATKYLIEMRNSGLETNVVIYTSLIKLYTKVGYLREAEETYKMLQSFEAGADVYSSNCMIDLYSERSMVGQAEEIFENLKRKGNANEFSYAMMLCMYKRTGMFKEAIQIARKMRELGLLTDLLSCNNVLGLYATDGRFREALATYNDMLSSSIQPDDSTFKSLGIVLLKCGVPKEAVGKLEFMRKKDPQSGMQKWSSTLSSVIGVLDTDSPDREDA, from the coding sequence ATGTTTGTGAAGTTACAGTATGTTGATACCAGCAATTGCTTCCACATACTAAACTCAACTAAATCCATTCCAAGTATAGGAATTTCAATTCCAACCACCAAGAAATACAAGGAGCAGAACCAATTGCATGACCCAAATGGAAAAATTGAGAAAAGCAAGAATCTTGGGTTCAAATTCAGGCCTGGAGTTGGCTATGACAGTGATGTAAAAGAGAAGCTGGACTATCAAATTGGCAAAAACTCGCGTACTCATGTTTGGAAAAATGGTGTTTTGAAGACCCAAAATGGTTTCTTGAAGAAACCGGCTGATAAAACCGAGACTGAGGGGAAAATTGATGGTGAAAAAGTGCAAACCGAATGTTCGACGAAATGGGCCAATGAAACCCATGTTGTGAAGACCCGAAATGGTTTCTCGAAGAAACCAGTTGAAACAAGTGAGAGTGAGGAGAAAATTGGTGGTGAATTGAGCACTGGGAATGTGATGGAAAAAGCGCAGACAGAATGTTCGACGACATGGGTCAATGTAACTCATGCTGTGAAAAATGGCGGTTTAAAGACCCAAAATGGTTTTTTGAGGAAACCAGTTGAAAGAAGTGAGAATAAGAACAAAATTAGTGGTCAGTTGAGCTCGGGGAATGTGGCGGAGAAAGTGCAGACTAAGTGTTCGACAAAATGGGCCAGATATGGAGGCTGCATTCCTGTTATGCTGGAAGCTTTGGAGACGGTTAGTGATTTGGATGAGGCATTAAAGCCATGGGAAAAGAGTTTGACTAAAAAAGAAAGGACTATTATATTGAAGGAACAGGTGGAGTGGCAACGAGCAATGGAGATTTTTGAGTGGTTTAAGAGAAGAGGATGCCATGAATTGAATGTTATACATTATAATATTATGCTTAGGATTCTGGGTAAAGCACGGAGGTGGGGCGAGATTGAGAGGTTGTGGGGTGAAATGAGGGTAAAGAGAGTTGAGCCAATAAATTCAACTTATGGGACTCTGATCGATGTCTACAGCAAGGGTGGGCGTAGGGAGCAGGCAATGAAGTGGTTGAAGTTGATGAATGAACGAGGTATGGTACCGGATGAGGTGACAATGGGAATTGTCGTTCAGATGTATAAAATGGCGGGGGAGTTTAAGATGGCAGAAGAATTTTTAAAAAAGTGGTCTTTATGCAAATGTCTGGTGGAGGAACGCGTAAATGGTGCGACAAGAAGTGGTATTAGGGTCAATGGTTCTTCTGGTTCAAGTGTTTGTTTGAGCTCACATACCTATAATAATTTAATTGACACTTATGGGAAGGCAGGGCAAGTGAAAGAAGCATATGACACTTTTCACGAGATGTTGAAGGAAGGGATCCTGCCAACAACAGTTACTTTCAATACAATGATACACATGTGTGGTAATAATGGCCGAATGGAAGAAGTTGCTTCCTTGATGAGGAAGATGGAGGAACTTCAGTGCCATCCTGATACAAGAACATATAATATTCTTATTTCCCTTCATGCCAAGCACGACAACATAGGAATGGCTGCCACCTACTTTAAACTTATGAAGGATGCTTCTCTAGAGCCCGATGCCGTGACTTATCGCACTCTTTTGTATGCATTTTCAATAAGGAATATGGTAATTGAAGCAGAGAAGCTCATTTTGGAGATGGATAAGAAAGATCTAGAGATTGATGAATTCACTCAGTCAGCTTTGACTAGGATGTATCTAGAAGCTGGGATGGTAGAGAAGTCTTGGTCCTGGTTCCAAAGGTTTCATCTTGCTGGAAAAATGGCCTCTGAATGCTACTCTGCCAACATTGATGCCTTCGGCGAACGTGGCCATATTTTGGAAGCTGAGAGAGTTTTTAACTGCTGCAAGGAGGGAAAAAGACTTACTGTCCTTGAGTTCAATGTAATGATCAAAGCATATGGAATTAGCAAGAAGTACGATGAGGCGTGTTATTTGTTTGATAGCATGGAGAAACATGGCTTATCTCCTGATAGATGCAGCTTTAGTTCGCTCATTCAAATGCTTGCTGCTGCAGATCTGCCACTGAGGGCAGCATCTTACGTGAGGAAAATGCAGGAGGCGGGATTAGTTGATGATTGTATCCCTTATTGTGCTGTGATATCTAGTTTTGCTAAAGTAGGTCAGCTGGAAATGGCTGTAAGATTATTTGACGAAATGATTGCATTTGATGTCAAGCCTGATGTTGTTGTTTATGGTGTACTGATAAATGCCTTTGCCGACATAGGAAGTGTTAAAGAAGCTACAAAATACTTGATTGAAATGAGAAACTCTGGTTTAGAGACAAATGTTGTTATATATACTTCCTTGATTAAGTTATACACCAAAGTCGGGTATTTGAGAGAAGCCGAAGAAACATACAAAATGCTTCAGTCGTTTGAGGCAGGGGCTGATGTATATTCTTCGAATTGCATGATTGACTTGTACAGCGAGCGCTCGATGGTTGGACAAGCAGAAGAGATTTTTGAGAACCTAAAGAGAAAGGGAAATGCAAATGAGTTTTCTTACGCGATGATGCTGTGTATGTACAAGAGAACCGGAATGTTTAAGGAAGCCATTCAAATTGCCCGTAAAATGAGAGAACTCGGACTTCTGACTGACTTGTTAAGTTGCAACAATGTGCTTGGATTGTATGCAACTGATGGGAGGTTTAGAGAAGCTTTGGCGACTTACAACGATATGCTTTCTTCTTCCATCCAACCTGATGATTCAACATTCAAGTCACTTGGAATTGTTCTTCTTAAATGTGGTGTTCCAAAGGAGGCTGTTGGGAAGCTGGAATTTATGAGGAAAAAGGATCCTCAGAGTGGCATGCAAAAATGGAGCTCAACGTTATCTTCTGTAATCGGTGTGCTTGATACTGACAGTCCTGATAGAGAAGATGCCTAG